Proteins encoded by one window of Myxococcota bacterium:
- a CDS encoding class II fumarate hydratase codes for MATLKTRIERDSMGEMNVPADALWGASTQRAVENFPISGERFPRVFLQALGLVKRAAALANGALGVLDPALAQAIADAAGEVAAGAHDDHFPLDVFQTGSGTSTHMNANEVIAARARALLAERGRPAAVHPNDHVNASQSSNDVIPTALHVAARLALRDDLAPALAALEAVLRARAADFDGVVKLGRTHFMDATPVRLGQEFAGWARQVELGRERLARASDSLAEVALGGTAVGTGLNCPAGFVERALAELSRATGLALEEARDHFEAQGARDACVEASGALRTVALSLAKIASDVRLLASGPRAGLGELALPAIQPGSSIMPGKVNPVICEVVLQVAAQVVGNDAAIGAAAAQGQLELLTAIPVIARNLLASIRLLAAAARVFHEKCLAGVEARAERAAELLEESLAMVTVLAPALGYDRAAELAKEAWRTGKRVRALALEKEVLPREELLRLLDPMAQTGKR; via the coding sequence ATGGCGACGCTGAAGACCCGGATCGAGCGCGATTCCATGGGCGAGATGAACGTGCCGGCCGACGCGCTCTGGGGCGCGTCGACGCAGCGCGCGGTCGAGAACTTTCCGATCAGCGGCGAGCGCTTCCCGCGCGTGTTCCTGCAGGCGCTGGGGCTGGTGAAGCGCGCGGCCGCGCTCGCCAACGGGGCGCTCGGCGTGCTCGACCCCGCGCTCGCACAGGCGATCGCCGACGCCGCGGGCGAGGTCGCGGCGGGCGCGCACGACGACCACTTCCCGCTCGACGTGTTCCAGACGGGCTCGGGCACCTCGACCCACATGAACGCCAACGAGGTGATCGCCGCGCGCGCGCGGGCGCTGCTCGCCGAGCGCGGCCGGCCCGCGGCCGTGCACCCCAACGACCACGTCAACGCGAGTCAGTCGTCCAACGACGTGATTCCCACCGCGCTGCACGTGGCCGCGCGGCTCGCGCTGCGCGACGACCTGGCGCCGGCGCTGGCGGCGCTCGAGGCCGTGCTGCGCGCGCGCGCGGCCGACTTCGACGGCGTGGTGAAGCTCGGGCGCACCCACTTCATGGACGCCACACCCGTGCGGCTCGGCCAGGAGTTCGCGGGCTGGGCGCGGCAGGTCGAGCTCGGGCGCGAGCGGCTGGCGCGCGCGAGTGACTCGCTGGCCGAGGTCGCGCTGGGCGGCACGGCGGTGGGCACGGGGCTGAACTGCCCGGCGGGCTTCGTCGAGCGCGCGCTGGCCGAGCTGTCGCGCGCCACCGGGCTCGCGCTCGAGGAGGCGCGCGACCACTTCGAGGCGCAGGGCGCGCGCGACGCCTGCGTGGAAGCGAGCGGCGCGCTGCGCACGGTGGCGCTGTCGCTGGCGAAGATCGCCTCGGACGTGCGGCTGCTCGCGTCGGGACCGCGCGCCGGACTGGGCGAGCTGGCGCTGCCCGCGATCCAGCCCGGCTCGTCGATCATGCCCGGCAAGGTCAACCCGGTGATCTGCGAGGTCGTGCTGCAGGTCGCCGCGCAGGTGGTCGGGAACGACGCCGCGATCGGCGCCGCCGCGGCCCAGGGTCAGCTCGAGCTGTTGACCGCCATTCCCGTGATCGCGCGCAACCTGCTGGCCTCGATCCGGCTGCTGGCCGCCGCGGCGCGCGTGTTCCACGAGAAGTGTCTCGCGGGCGTCGAGGCTCGGGCCGAGCGCGCCGCCGAGCTCCTGGAGGAGAGCCTGGCCATGGTCACCGTGCTGGCGCCCGCGCTCGGCTACGATCGCGCGGCGGAGCTCGCGAAGGAGGCCTGGCGCACGGGCAAGCGCGTGCGCGCGCTGGCGCTCGAGAAAGAGGTGCTGCCGCGCGAGGAGCTGTTGCGCCTGCTCGATCCCATGGCGCAGACGGGGAAGCGATGA
- a CDS encoding class I SAM-dependent methyltransferase codes for MAQPDPEKLKAYLGMVFGSLGGAMTSAMISLGDRLGLYRVLAERGAVTSQELAAATGLQERWLREWLFQQGAAGVLERRGSDRFALSAEGAAVLADESHPAFGAGFFAHLPQTMAVVDRLPEAFRSGLGLPYDAFGPEGAAGIERGFAPWFRSMLVPVAIPRLPGVADALRRGATAADIGCGSGVAVLELARAFPQSTFHGYDISQHALARARANQRKSGITNAHFHDATIESLPADASVDFVTAFDCLHDMAHPERVLAAVRRALAPGGVFLICDIKARDSFEENVARNPMAAMMYGTSVLSCMSSALSEPDGLGLGTLGFPESLARKMCAEAGFSRFEPIDFGHPVNAFYVVRP; via the coding sequence ATGGCGCAGCCCGACCCGGAGAAGCTCAAGGCCTACCTCGGCATGGTGTTCGGGTCCCTGGGCGGGGCGATGACCTCGGCGATGATCTCGCTCGGCGACCGTCTGGGTCTGTACCGGGTGTTGGCCGAACGCGGAGCCGTCACGAGCCAGGAGCTCGCGGCCGCCACCGGTCTCCAGGAGCGCTGGCTGCGCGAGTGGCTGTTCCAGCAGGGTGCCGCGGGCGTGCTCGAGCGCCGGGGTAGCGACCGCTTCGCGCTCTCGGCGGAGGGCGCGGCCGTGCTGGCCGACGAGAGCCATCCCGCGTTCGGCGCCGGATTCTTCGCGCACCTGCCCCAGACCATGGCCGTGGTCGACCGGCTGCCCGAAGCGTTCCGCAGCGGGCTCGGCCTCCCTTATGACGCCTTCGGTCCGGAGGGTGCGGCGGGGATCGAGCGCGGCTTCGCGCCCTGGTTCCGCAGCATGCTGGTGCCGGTGGCGATCCCGCGTCTGCCCGGCGTGGCCGACGCGCTGCGCCGGGGCGCGACCGCGGCCGACATCGGCTGCGGCTCCGGCGTGGCGGTGCTCGAGCTCGCGCGTGCCTTCCCCCAGTCGACCTTCCACGGCTACGACATCTCGCAGCACGCGCTCGCGCGCGCGCGCGCCAACCAGCGCAAGTCGGGCATCACGAACGCGCACTTCCACGACGCCACGATCGAGTCACTCCCCGCGGACGCCAGCGTGGACTTCGTGACCGCCTTCGACTGCCTGCACGACATGGCGCACCCCGAGCGCGTGCTGGCCGCGGTGCGCCGCGCGCTCGCGCCCGGCGGCGTGTTCCTGATCTGCGACATCAAGGCGCGCGACAGCTTCGAGGAGAACGTGGCCCGCAACCCGATGGCGGCCATGATGTACGGCACCTCGGTGCTGTCGTGCATGTCGTCGGCGCTGTCCGAGCCCGACGGGCTCGGGCTCGGCACGCTGGGCTTCCCCGAGTCACTCGCGCGCAAGATGTGCGCCGAGGCCGGCTTCTCGCGCTTCGAGCCGATCGACTTCGGCCACCCCGTGAACGCCTTCTACGTGGTGCGCCCGTGA
- a CDS encoding glutathione S-transferase N-terminal domain-containing protein, with product MIRALDVASSIGATLARAGSGAQVGTLGARPAQPLSLYEFEGCPYCRKVREALSILDLEADVFPCPKRGPRFRPEVVRRGGKAQFPYLVDPNTGIELYESDAIVAYLFDRYGDGRVPWALSLGPLTDLSAQAASLWRPAAGVFYAPARAPEQPLELWSFEASPFSRLVREKLSVLELPYRLHNVAKGSAHRAAFVERSGKMMVPYLADPNTGKEMFESADIVEYLDETYAIRS from the coding sequence GTGATCCGCGCGCTCGACGTCGCCAGCTCGATCGGCGCCACGCTGGCGCGCGCCGGGTCGGGCGCGCAGGTCGGGACACTGGGCGCGCGGCCGGCGCAGCCGCTCTCGCTCTACGAGTTCGAGGGCTGCCCGTACTGCCGCAAGGTGCGCGAGGCGCTGTCGATCCTCGACCTCGAGGCCGACGTCTTCCCCTGCCCCAAGCGCGGCCCGCGCTTCCGGCCCGAAGTCGTGCGGCGCGGCGGCAAGGCGCAGTTCCCGTATCTCGTCGATCCGAACACGGGCATCGAGCTGTACGAGTCCGACGCGATCGTCGCCTACCTGTTCGACCGCTACGGCGACGGGCGTGTGCCCTGGGCGCTGTCGCTCGGGCCGCTCACCGACCTGTCGGCGCAGGCCGCGAGTCTCTGGCGGCCGGCCGCGGGCGTGTTCTACGCGCCCGCGCGCGCGCCCGAGCAGCCGCTCGAGCTGTGGAGCTTCGAGGCGTCGCCCTTCAGCCGGCTCGTGCGCGAGAAGCTGTCGGTGCTCGAGCTGCCGTACCGGCTGCACAACGTGGCCAAGGGCAGCGCCCACCGCGCCGCGTTCGTGGAGCGCTCGGGCAAGATGATGGTGCCGTATCTCGCCGACCCGAACACCGGCAAGGAGATGTTCGAGTCGGCCGACATCGTCGAGTATCTCGACGAGACCTACGCGATCCGCTCGTGA